One stretch of Halapricum desulfuricans DNA includes these proteins:
- a CDS encoding class I SAM-dependent methyltransferase has translation MTDDRPGDGTDGGDRLAVVVAKPRAQDVIDTLQEEGVYDADRSVTEHGEDAVAIPVTAPPETVSSREVVRQVGEPRLRTLEDHLRERGWSDGEIDAAPGSWAVIGSVVLVEMGDAPRPGEVGDALLTMHGEADTVLSRGPISGTHREPDVEVVAGEGDTRTVHREHGIEYGLDLSAVMFSPGNKAERARMGEIVDADDRVLDMFAGIGYFTLPMADAGAKVIAVEHNPTAFEFLLENAMRNGVTDRVQAYRADNRDVLGEGLDAFGDPPTVDRIVMGYYDATEPDGDGYAYLDPAIEALEPGGIMHVHEATPEQLAFDRPIERIEDAAGAQGRTVEVLDTRRVKGYSEGVAHVVVDARIE, from the coding sequence ATGACTGACGATCGACCCGGAGACGGGACCGACGGCGGCGACCGTCTCGCCGTCGTGGTCGCCAAGCCACGCGCCCAGGACGTCATCGATACCCTGCAGGAGGAGGGCGTCTACGACGCCGACCGCAGCGTCACCGAGCACGGCGAGGACGCCGTCGCGATCCCCGTGACCGCGCCGCCGGAGACCGTGAGTTCCCGCGAGGTTGTCCGACAGGTCGGCGAACCGCGCCTCCGAACCCTCGAGGATCACCTCCGCGAGCGCGGCTGGAGCGACGGCGAGATCGACGCGGCGCCCGGTTCGTGGGCGGTCATCGGGTCGGTCGTCCTCGTCGAGATGGGCGACGCGCCGCGACCCGGGGAGGTCGGTGACGCGTTGCTGACGATGCACGGAGAGGCCGACACGGTCCTTTCTCGCGGTCCCATTTCGGGCACGCACCGTGAACCGGACGTCGAAGTCGTCGCCGGCGAGGGCGACACCCGGACCGTCCATCGCGAGCACGGCATCGAATACGGGCTCGACCTGTCGGCGGTGATGTTCTCGCCCGGGAACAAGGCCGAGCGAGCGCGGATGGGCGAGATTGTGGACGCGGACGACCGCGTTCTCGACATGTTCGCGGGGATCGGCTACTTCACGCTCCCGATGGCCGACGCCGGCGCGAAAGTTATCGCCGTCGAGCACAACCCGACAGCCTTCGAGTTCCTGCTGGAGAACGCGATGCGAAACGGTGTCACCGATCGCGTTCAGGCGTATCGGGCAGACAACCGCGACGTTCTCGGGGAAGGGCTCGACGCCTTCGGCGACCCACCGACCGTCGATCGGATCGTGATGGGCTATTACGACGCGACCGAACCCGACGGGGACGGCTACGCGTATCTCGATCCCGCGATCGAAGCGCTCGAGCCCGGCGGCATCATGCACGTCCACGAGGCGACGCCCGAGCAGCTGGCGTTCGACCGGCCGATCGAGCGGATCGAGGACGCCGCCGGCGCACAGGGCCGGACGGTCGAGGTACTCGACACGCGCCGGGTCAAAGGCTACAGCGAGGGAGTCGCTCACGTTGTCGTGGACGCACGAATCGAGTGA
- a CDS encoding ATP-dependent DNA helicase, whose protein sequence is MDPSRIEAAFPAPEYRGAQKQALADIREAFEAGNDVVLVRAPTGSGKSLLARAIAGCAREGSQASASRPIDAYYTTPQVSQLDDVAEDPLLEDLSIIRGKNNYDCILPGETDTPVDQAPCVREREFECQVKHRCPYFSDRAIAANRRIAAMTLAYFMQTAGSDVFGARDVVVIDEAHGLGEWAEMYATIDLRPDTVPIWDAREPPEIDGLDDAAAYAQGLVQAADRRLSELRGNAEITPEEAEERDRLQQLRSDLKWFREEYRDPEAATTWVVDQPDGAGSPVTIKPLDPERFLGHTVWDRGNTFALLSATILNKEAFCANVGLDPDRVALVDVPHTFPVENRPLYDVTRGKMTYEHRDETLPEIARVLVRLMAHHPAEKGLVHCHSYAIQEQLERHLEEFGVGRRIRSHDRNDRDGQLAAWQRSDDPAVFLSVKMEEALDLEGDLCRWQLLTKAPYPNTRDSRVARRLEDGQWGWYYRTALRTVIQACGRVVRSPDDYGATYLADDSLLDLFERARTDMPDWFGEQVDRLSTPDLPAFDPGRATAAIDRRSRTRSRSKRGSDDPIADVWETE, encoded by the coding sequence GTGGATCCGTCCCGTATCGAGGCGGCCTTCCCCGCGCCCGAATACAGAGGTGCCCAGAAGCAGGCTCTCGCAGACATCCGGGAGGCGTTCGAGGCCGGCAACGACGTCGTGCTCGTGCGCGCACCGACCGGTAGCGGCAAGTCTCTGCTCGCCCGGGCGATCGCTGGCTGTGCCCGAGAGGGAAGCCAGGCCTCGGCGAGCCGGCCCATCGACGCTTACTACACGACGCCACAGGTCTCCCAGCTCGACGACGTCGCCGAGGACCCCCTTCTGGAGGACCTCTCGATCATCCGCGGGAAGAACAACTACGACTGCATCCTCCCGGGCGAGACTGACACGCCCGTCGATCAGGCCCCCTGTGTCCGAGAACGGGAGTTCGAGTGCCAGGTCAAACACCGCTGTCCCTACTTCTCGGACCGTGCCATCGCGGCCAACCGCCGGATCGCTGCGATGACGCTGGCGTATTTCATGCAGACCGCCGGCAGCGACGTGTTCGGCGCTCGTGACGTCGTCGTCATCGACGAGGCCCACGGCCTGGGCGAGTGGGCCGAGATGTACGCCACCATCGACCTGCGGCCCGACACCGTTCCGATCTGGGACGCCCGCGAACCGCCTGAGATCGACGGCCTCGACGACGCCGCCGCCTATGCGCAGGGACTGGTTCAGGCAGCCGACCGTCGGCTCTCGGAGCTTCGGGGGAACGCGGAGATCACGCCCGAAGAGGCCGAGGAGCGCGACCGGCTCCAGCAGCTGCGGTCGGACCTGAAGTGGTTCCGCGAGGAGTACCGCGATCCCGAGGCCGCGACGACCTGGGTGGTCGATCAACCCGACGGCGCGGGCTCGCCGGTGACGATCAAGCCGCTCGATCCCGAGCGCTTTCTCGGCCACACTGTCTGGGACCGGGGCAACACGTTCGCGCTGCTGTCGGCGACGATCCTGAACAAGGAGGCGTTCTGCGCGAACGTCGGTCTCGATCCCGACCGCGTCGCGCTGGTCGACGTACCCCACACCTTCCCCGTCGAGAACCGGCCGCTGTATGACGTCACCCGGGGGAAGATGACCTACGAGCACCGCGATGAAACGCTGCCGGAAATTGCCCGCGTGCTCGTGCGTCTGATGGCCCATCACCCCGCCGAGAAGGGGCTGGTGCACTGTCACTCGTATGCGATCCAAGAGCAGCTAGAGCGCCACCTCGAGGAGTTCGGCGTCGGACGCCGGATCCGGAGTCACGACCGGAACGACCGCGACGGCCAGCTGGCTGCCTGGCAGCGCAGCGACGACCCCGCAGTCTTCCTCTCTGTCAAGATGGAAGAGGCACTCGATTTAGAGGGTGACCTCTGCCGGTGGCAACTGCTCACGAAGGCGCCCTATCCCAACACCCGCGATTCGCGGGTCGCCCGCCGACTCGAAGACGGACAGTGGGGCTGGTATTACCGGACGGCACTCCGAACAGTGATCCAGGCCTGCGGGCGGGTCGTCCGCTCGCCGGACGATTACGGCGCGACCTACCTCGCCGACGACTCGCTGCTGGATCTCTTCGAGCGCGCCCGGACGGACATGCCCGACTGGTTCGGCGAGCAGGTCGATCGCCTGTCGACTCCCGACCTGCCGGCGTTCGATCCCGGTAGGGCGACTGCAGCGATAGACAGACGATCGCGAACCCGATCGCGGTCGAAGCGCGGCTCGGACGACCCGATCGCGGATGTCTGGGAGACGGAGTGA
- a CDS encoding DUF7561 family protein: protein MATRRCDGCNERTRIAGGISDFWSKAGGSSGGVNLELADGSEHFLCFECLDRLPEDRAVTAEDIEAL, encoded by the coding sequence ATGGCGACCCGACGCTGTGACGGCTGCAACGAGCGGACCCGGATCGCCGGCGGGATCAGCGACTTCTGGAGCAAGGCCGGCGGATCGAGCGGCGGGGTCAACCTCGAACTGGCCGACGGCAGCGAGCACTTCCTCTGTTTCGAGTGTCTCGATCGGCTCCCCGAGGATCGTGCGGTGACGGCCGAGGACATCGAGGCGCTGTGA
- a CDS encoding DUF5786 family protein — protein sequence MAMGSFDDDEHERRERKNTEVDASFDDDRTTYHGSVEYDAGESTEELLDQFEEIKSS from the coding sequence ATGGCGATGGGCTCCTTCGACGACGACGAGCACGAGCGCCGTGAACGCAAAAACACCGAGGTCGACGCGAGTTTCGACGACGATCGGACGACCTATCACGGGAGCGTCGAGTACGACGCCGGCGAGTCGACAGAGGAACTCCTCGATCAGTTCGAGGAGATCAAATCGTCCTGA
- a CDS encoding 60S ribosomal export protein NMD3 produces the protein MSRSGEFCPRCGDPIERDPEVSLPGGQRDPDRVLCDACYFEEFDLVDAPERVEVTVCSQCGAVHRGNRWVDVGAEDYTDVAVEAVSEELGVHVDAESVSWQVAPEEVDETTIRMHCQFSGVIRETPVTEEVVVPVKIGRETCDRCGKIAGGSFASVVQVRADERTPTGEEIKRAREIAESYVAAREETGDRNAFITEVGEVDEGLNMKISTNQLGEGVAKQIVEELGGTYSDSERLISEDSDGNELYRVTYAVRLPRYRPGEIIDPADGDGPVLVTSVRGNLKGTRLASGDRYEAAFEDEDAPDARRLGEREDGTETTLVAIEDEHAVQVLDPETYETKSVPRPDFLDPDADEVPVLKSRAGLHLLPERSDANGGRDD, from the coding sequence ATGAGTCGGTCTGGGGAATTCTGCCCGCGCTGTGGCGATCCGATCGAGCGCGACCCCGAGGTCAGCCTGCCGGGCGGCCAGCGCGATCCGGATCGCGTCCTCTGTGACGCCTGCTACTTCGAGGAGTTCGATCTCGTGGACGCGCCCGAGCGGGTCGAGGTCACCGTCTGTTCGCAGTGTGGGGCCGTCCACCGCGGGAACAGGTGGGTCGACGTCGGCGCCGAGGACTACACTGACGTGGCCGTCGAGGCGGTCTCGGAGGAACTCGGCGTCCACGTCGACGCCGAGAGCGTCTCCTGGCAGGTCGCCCCCGAGGAGGTCGACGAGACGACGATCCGGATGCACTGTCAGTTCTCCGGCGTGATCCGGGAGACGCCAGTCACCGAGGAGGTCGTCGTCCCGGTCAAGATCGGCCGGGAGACCTGTGATCGATGCGGGAAGATCGCCGGCGGGTCCTTCGCCAGCGTCGTCCAGGTCCGGGCCGACGAACGGACGCCGACGGGCGAGGAGATCAAGCGCGCCCGCGAGATCGCCGAGTCCTACGTCGCCGCCCGCGAGGAGACCGGCGACCGGAACGCCTTCATCACGGAGGTCGGCGAAGTCGACGAGGGGCTGAACATGAAGATCTCGACGAACCAGCTGGGGGAGGGCGTCGCCAAGCAGATCGTCGAGGAACTGGGCGGGACGTATTCCGACTCTGAGCGGTTGATCTCCGAGGACAGCGACGGGAACGAGCTCTATCGGGTCACCTACGCGGTCCGGCTGCCGCGGTATCGTCCGGGCGAGATCATCGATCCGGCAGACGGAGACGGACCGGTGCTGGTCACGAGCGTCCGGGGCAACCTCAAGGGGACGCGCCTGGCCAGCGGGGATCGCTACGAGGCCGCTTTCGAGGACGAGGACGCTCCGGACGCCCGGCGACTCGGCGAACGTGAGGACGGCACGGAGACGACGCTGGTGGCGATCGAAGACGAGCACGCCGTGCAGGTCCTCGATCCCGAAACGTACGAGACGAAATCGGTCCCGCGACCGGACTTTCTCGATCCCGACGCCGACGAGGTCCCCGTGCTGAAGAGTCGCGCCGGGCTGCATCTCCTCCCGGAGCGCAGTGACGCGAACGGTGGGCGAGATGACTGA